From Nicotiana tabacum cultivar K326 chromosome 22, ASM71507v2, whole genome shotgun sequence, one genomic window encodes:
- the LOC107821216 gene encoding F-box/LRR-repeat protein 17-like isoform X2, which translates to MQIPHPHPSTPISDAFVHKRGKKRGSYNCGRCGQPKKGHVCHISKDLNDTNPTEVPTPLPSESKSFVLPSPLSVIRPQQLPPPPHQPLPQLRRALSFDDVDVSDDESPGSDADDVECLDLENELDLGGSGKLPASALWEVLKRLPPSALLSAAKVCKGWRDVSRRIWKSAEELRLGVPLKAQIGLVGSVLQKCPGLVKLSLRMESDVDATMLACIAFSCPNLDSMEILTSDTSVNRITGDELGRFVADRRCLTNLKMEGCSNLGPFTLFSTSLSTLCLSDLFCHSKMVFNCPNLKEISLDFSRQEKDSTDLTAMVDGLGRSCPRLQNIHVASVRLTHAVVLALTAANLRGLRMLSLVLGSEITDASVAAIASSYSRLELLDLSGSSISDSGIGMICNIFPETLSKLLLALCPNISSSGIQFAAAQLPNLEIMDCGMTICDPDLDSPTTQENDNGELQRTPISKLHLIYQKLIIKHSRLKKLSLWGCSGLDALYLNCPELNDLNLNSCTNLNPERLLLQCPNLESVHASCCQDTLVETLQNQVCGDFMAGDNHFPSKRLPDGSKRIRVPHLFSPLPFDDEKRKRRISKQRGEVLVY; encoded by the exons ATGCAAATCCCCCATCCGCACCCCTCCACCCCCATCTCCGACGCCTTCGTCCACAAGCGCGGCAAAAAACGCGGTAGCTACAACTGCGGCCGATGTGGGCAACCCAAGAAAGGCCACGTTTGCCATATCTCTAAGGACCTTAATGATACTAATCCTACTGAAGTTCCTACTCCCCTGCCTAGCGAATCCAAATCCTTTGTTCTCCCTTCTCCGCTCTCTGTTATTCGTCCTCAGCAACTTCCGCCCCCGCCACATCAGCCACTTCCCCAGCTCCGGCGAGCGCTTTCTTTCGATGACGTCGATGTCAGCGATGATGAGTCGCCTGGATCGGATGCTGATGACGTGGAATGTTTGGATCTGGAAAATGAGTTGGATTTAGGTGGGTCCGGGAAGTTACCAGCGAGTGCTTTGTGGGAAGTGCTTAAGAGATTGCCTCCATCAGCGCTGCTTTCTGCGGCGAAGGTGTGCAAGGGTTGGAGGGATGTTTCTAGAAGGATCTGGAAGTCGGCTGAGGAGCTTCGACTTGGAGTTCCTCTGAAAGCTCAGATTGGGCTTGTTGGATCGGTGTTGCAGAAGTGTCCTGGACTTGTTAAGCTTTCACTTAGAATGGAAAG TGATGTGGATGCAACAATGCTGGCCTGCATTGCATTTTCCTGCCCTAATCTGGATTCAATGGAGATCCTTACTTCAGATACCTCAGTTAATCGGATCACAGG GGATGAATTAGGCCGTTTTGTTGCTGACAGAAGGTGCCTTACCAATCTCAAGATGGAAGGCTGTTCAAATCTTGGGCCCTTTACTCTTTTTTCAACCAGCCTTTCCACTCTTTGCCTTTCGGATCTCTTTTGTCACTCCAAGATG GTCTTCAACTGCCCCAATTTAAAGGAGATTTCCCTGGATTTTTCTCGCCAAGAGAAGGATAGCACTGATCTTACTGCTATGGTAGATGGTCTTGGAAGGAGCTGCCCAAGACTACAGAACATTCATGTTGCTTCTGTTCGGCTTACACATGCTGTTGTGCTTGCTCTAACAGCAGCAAATTTAAG GGGATTACGAATGCTTTCCCTTGTACTAGGGTCAGAAATAACTGATGCATCTGTTGCTGCTATTGCATCGAGCTACTCGAGGCTTGAGTTACTTGATTTGAGTGG GTCTAGTATTAGTGATAGTGGCATTGGGATGATATGCAATATATTTCCAGAGACATTGTCTAAACTTCTCCTTGCTCTTTGTCCAAATATCAGTTCAA GTGGCATTCAATTTGCTGCAGCTCAGTTGCCTAATCTAGAGATAATGGACTGTGGAATGACTATATGTGATCCAGATTTAGACAGTCCAACAACTCAGGAAAACGATAATGGCGAGTTACAAAGAACACCGATTAGTAAATTACACCTTATATACCAGAAACTGATTATCAAACACAGCCGCTTAAAGAAACTCAGCTTATGGGGTTGCTCTGGCTTAGAT GCATTGTATCTAAATTGCCCAGAACTTAATGATTTGAACCTGAACTCTTGTACAAACTTGAATCCAG AAAGATTGCTACTTCAATGCCCCAATCTGGAAAGTGTGCATGCATCATGCTGTCAAGACACATTGGTTGAAACTCTTCAGAATCAG GTTTGTGGTGATTTTATGGCTGGAGACAATCACTTTCCATCCAAACGTCTTCCTGATGGCTCAAAAAGGATCAGAGTTCCTCATTTATTCAGCCCCCTG CCATTTGATGATGAGAAGAGAAAGAGAAGGATTTCAAAGCAACGGGGTGAGGTGCTTGTTTATTAG
- the LOC107821216 gene encoding F-box/LRR-repeat protein 17-like isoform X1, protein MQIPHPHPSTPISDAFVHKRGKKRGSYNCGRCGQPKKGHVCHISKDLNDTNPTEVPTPLPSESKSFVLPSPLSVIRPQQLPPPPHQPLPQLRRALSFDDVDVSDDESPGSDADDVECLDLENELDLGGSGKLPASALWEVLKRLPPSALLSAAKVCKGWRDVSRRIWKSAEELRLGVPLKAQIGLVGSVLQKCPGLVKLSLRMESDVDATMLACIAFSCPNLDSMEILTSDTSVNRITGDELGRFVADRRCLTNLKMEGCSNLGPFTLFSTSLSTLCLSDLFCHSKMVFNCPNLKEISLDFSRQEKDSTDLTAMVDGLGRSCPRLQNIHVASVRLTHAVVLALTAANLRGLRMLSLVLGSEITDASVAAIASSYSRLELLDLSGSSISDSGIGMICNIFPETLSKLLLALCPNISSSGIQFAAAQLPNLEIMDCGMTICDPDLDSPTTQENDNGELQRTPISKLHLIYQKLIIKHSRLKKLSLWGCSGLDALYLNCPELNDLNLNSCTNLNPERLLLQCPNLESVHASCCQDTLVETLQNQVCGDFMAGDNHFPSKRLPDGSKRIRVPHLFSPLVIPKSLHHYKLITQLHKDICLYSSHFC, encoded by the exons ATGCAAATCCCCCATCCGCACCCCTCCACCCCCATCTCCGACGCCTTCGTCCACAAGCGCGGCAAAAAACGCGGTAGCTACAACTGCGGCCGATGTGGGCAACCCAAGAAAGGCCACGTTTGCCATATCTCTAAGGACCTTAATGATACTAATCCTACTGAAGTTCCTACTCCCCTGCCTAGCGAATCCAAATCCTTTGTTCTCCCTTCTCCGCTCTCTGTTATTCGTCCTCAGCAACTTCCGCCCCCGCCACATCAGCCACTTCCCCAGCTCCGGCGAGCGCTTTCTTTCGATGACGTCGATGTCAGCGATGATGAGTCGCCTGGATCGGATGCTGATGACGTGGAATGTTTGGATCTGGAAAATGAGTTGGATTTAGGTGGGTCCGGGAAGTTACCAGCGAGTGCTTTGTGGGAAGTGCTTAAGAGATTGCCTCCATCAGCGCTGCTTTCTGCGGCGAAGGTGTGCAAGGGTTGGAGGGATGTTTCTAGAAGGATCTGGAAGTCGGCTGAGGAGCTTCGACTTGGAGTTCCTCTGAAAGCTCAGATTGGGCTTGTTGGATCGGTGTTGCAGAAGTGTCCTGGACTTGTTAAGCTTTCACTTAGAATGGAAAG TGATGTGGATGCAACAATGCTGGCCTGCATTGCATTTTCCTGCCCTAATCTGGATTCAATGGAGATCCTTACTTCAGATACCTCAGTTAATCGGATCACAGG GGATGAATTAGGCCGTTTTGTTGCTGACAGAAGGTGCCTTACCAATCTCAAGATGGAAGGCTGTTCAAATCTTGGGCCCTTTACTCTTTTTTCAACCAGCCTTTCCACTCTTTGCCTTTCGGATCTCTTTTGTCACTCCAAGATG GTCTTCAACTGCCCCAATTTAAAGGAGATTTCCCTGGATTTTTCTCGCCAAGAGAAGGATAGCACTGATCTTACTGCTATGGTAGATGGTCTTGGAAGGAGCTGCCCAAGACTACAGAACATTCATGTTGCTTCTGTTCGGCTTACACATGCTGTTGTGCTTGCTCTAACAGCAGCAAATTTAAG GGGATTACGAATGCTTTCCCTTGTACTAGGGTCAGAAATAACTGATGCATCTGTTGCTGCTATTGCATCGAGCTACTCGAGGCTTGAGTTACTTGATTTGAGTGG GTCTAGTATTAGTGATAGTGGCATTGGGATGATATGCAATATATTTCCAGAGACATTGTCTAAACTTCTCCTTGCTCTTTGTCCAAATATCAGTTCAA GTGGCATTCAATTTGCTGCAGCTCAGTTGCCTAATCTAGAGATAATGGACTGTGGAATGACTATATGTGATCCAGATTTAGACAGTCCAACAACTCAGGAAAACGATAATGGCGAGTTACAAAGAACACCGATTAGTAAATTACACCTTATATACCAGAAACTGATTATCAAACACAGCCGCTTAAAGAAACTCAGCTTATGGGGTTGCTCTGGCTTAGAT GCATTGTATCTAAATTGCCCAGAACTTAATGATTTGAACCTGAACTCTTGTACAAACTTGAATCCAG AAAGATTGCTACTTCAATGCCCCAATCTGGAAAGTGTGCATGCATCATGCTGTCAAGACACATTGGTTGAAACTCTTCAGAATCAG GTTTGTGGTGATTTTATGGCTGGAGACAATCACTTTCCATCCAAACGTCTTCCTGATGGCTCAAAAAGGATCAGAGTTCCTCATTTATTCAGCCCCCTGGTAATACCAAAGAGCCTGCATCACTACAAGCTGATCACACAACTACATAAGGACATTTGCTTATATTCTAGCCATTTCTGTTAA